GCGCCGGCGGCATTGAAATAACGCAGGGCGACAAAAACGAGGCCGTGGATTTCCGAATACCAGCGGAGGATTTTTTCGAAGAGGAGCTTCGACTCGCCGTAGGGATTGATCGGCTTCTGCGGCAGGGACTCGTCGATCGGCACGCTCTCGGGAATGCCGAAGGTGGCGCAGGTGGAGGAGAAGACGAGGCGCTTCACGCCGGCCTCCATCATGGCGTGGAGAAGATTCAGGCCATTGCAGACGTTGTTGCGGAAATACTTTTCGGGATTCGTCATCGACTCGCCGACGAGGGCGTTCGCCGCGAAGTGCATCACCGCGTCGGGCTTGTATTCATCGAACGCGAGCTTGATGACCGAGGGATCCGCGAGATCGCCCTGGAAGAAGCGGGCGCGGCTGTCGATCGCCTTGCGGTGCCCTTCGGACAGATTGTCGAAAACTCCGACCTTGTGTCCCGCGTCGAGCAACTGCTCGACGCAAATACTGCCGATATAACCCGCACCACCAACGACCAGAATTCTGCTCATGCAGAGTGGAGCGTATCGAGAGTCGCCGACGGGATTCAAGCGCGACGTGCCGGAACTGGCGAGCACCGGCGGAATTTCCGCCGGCGCCGAGAAAGAGACGCGGAATCAGGCCGATTCCTGCGCGACGAGCGAGGCAACCATCGAGCGGATGTGGCGCA
This genomic window from Chthoniobacterales bacterium contains:
- the galE gene encoding UDP-glucose 4-epimerase GalE, whose protein sequence is MSRILVVGGAGYIGSICVEQLLDAGHKVGVFDNLSEGHRKAIDSRARFFQGDLADPSVIKLAFDEYKPDAVMHFAANALVGESMTNPEKYFRNNVCNGLNLLHAMMEAGVKRLVFSSTCATFGIPESVPIDESLPQKPINPYGESKLLFEKILRWYSEIHGLVFVALRYFNAAGASEKFGEDHRIETHLIPNVLKVALGQKPAAEIYGTDYETPDGTCIRDYIHIFDLAAAHMLALEAPQSAFYNLGTGGGTSVKEIIDTCVAVTGREIPVIERPRRAGDPPRLIAGSDKIRRELGWEPKHQDIRRIIESAWAWHVKNPNGYGD